Proteins encoded together in one Chryseobacterium sp. G0201 window:
- a CDS encoding RagB/SusD family nutrient uptake outer membrane protein encodes MKRHIVKIVLFAALAFTASSCTDDLSVLPNDRLVVDNYYTTESDFRKGVDYAYDAFKAAGYYSGDNAQTIIPDILSDNLIQNPQGRRSNNSAFIFDIAANVGDVTSVYGAGYAVAARANAVLDKITNLSPGAFRTNIEAEARGIRAIAHFDIVRRYCKIPTQSADAPGSLGIAYVEKFDPFLVTSRDLNVSQVYDKIIADLLFAEQNITQTANVGKLTKAAVQGMLSRVYLYKGDYDNVILWGQKSLASSPSVGTIANFKNIWADSSSDGVLFKVLNSGIENVKTGSSYNQTVGGQIKSEYVVDYDLYTKFIATDIRKSSYIVTSPFTGKTYNNVIKYKQATGKPIEAVDIKYLRTAEVLLNVAEAMFKKGNEVGALGLLNTLRAQRYTGFVSGTETGTNLWNAIMLERRLELAFETDRFFTLKRLGLPIQRSSFGPESNGTGNPATVLTLPVSSHKWQLPIPQGAIDINPQIQQNPGY; translated from the coding sequence ATGAAAAGACATATAGTAAAAATAGTTTTATTTGCTGCACTAGCTTTTACTGCATCATCATGTACAGATGATTTATCAGTATTGCCAAATGATAGATTAGTTGTAGACAATTATTATACAACTGAAAGTGATTTTAGAAAAGGGGTTGATTATGCTTATGATGCATTCAAAGCTGCAGGTTATTATTCTGGAGATAATGCACAAACAATAATTCCGGATATCCTTTCTGATAATTTAATTCAAAACCCTCAAGGAAGAAGATCAAACAACTCTGCTTTTATTTTTGATATTGCAGCAAACGTTGGAGATGTAACTTCTGTTTATGGTGCCGGTTATGCTGTTGCAGCTAGAGCTAATGCTGTGCTTGATAAAATCACTAATTTATCGCCAGGAGCTTTTAGAACTAATATTGAAGCAGAAGCAAGAGGAATTCGTGCGATCGCTCATTTTGATATTGTAAGAAGATACTGTAAAATACCAACACAGTCTGCTGATGCTCCAGGATCGTTAGGTATTGCATATGTAGAAAAATTTGATCCATTTCTTGTTACTTCAAGGGATTTGAATGTTTCTCAAGTTTATGATAAAATAATTGCAGATTTATTATTTGCAGAGCAGAATATTACTCAAACAGCTAACGTAGGTAAACTTACTAAAGCTGCAGTACAAGGGATGTTATCTAGAGTTTATTTATATAAAGGAGACTATGATAATGTTATCTTATGGGGACAGAAGTCATTGGCTTCAAGCCCAAGCGTTGGAACTATAGCTAATTTTAAAAACATCTGGGCTGATTCTTCTAGTGATGGTGTTTTGTTTAAAGTACTAAATTCAGGTATCGAAAATGTTAAAACAGGATCTAGTTATAATCAAACTGTAGGAGGACAAATTAAGTCAGAATATGTTGTAGATTATGATTTATACACTAAATTTATAGCTACGGATATCAGAAAAAGCTCTTATATTGTAACATCTCCTTTTACAGGAAAGACCTATAATAATGTAATTAAATACAAGCAAGCCACTGGTAAGCCTATTGAAGCTGTAGATATCAAGTATTTAAGAACTGCTGAAGTTCTTTTGAATGTTGCTGAAGCAATGTTTAAAAAAGGAAATGAGGTTGGAGCGCTTGGTCTTTTAAATACTTTAAGAGCTCAAAGATACACTGGATTCGTTTCTGGTACTGAAACAGGAACAAATCTTTGGAATGCTATTATGCTGGAAAGAAGATTGGAATTAGCATTTGAAACAGACAGATTCTTTACTCTAAAAAGATTAGGTCTTCCAATTCAAAGATCTAGTTTTGGACCTGAATCAAATGGTACTGGAAATCCTGCAACTGTACTTACACTTCCGGTTTCTAGCCATAAGTGGCAGTTACCAATTCCACAAGGAGCGATTGATATTAATCCTCAAATTCAACAAAATCCTGGTTATTAA
- a CDS encoding putative porin, with protein sequence MKYILFIIIFFGFISKAQVVNKTDSNKLKENPADTLVVDSGKKDSLKIFKPTINDYQYQTQFSEKKVFDTVMTFDKTYIFSQYNNKDNFGRVQVANIGAGFNPLSYEVNAEQNLSLLPENKSYGIIGINDVKYYDVKTPTATFVYHNAMKNGAALKSTYTQNIGKRFNFALEYMGLRSQGMYRNFLAANNNTLFSGHYVSKSGNYELFAHYLHQNVNNQENGGIIEDDLFQSGDSDYRNRQNAQVNLASSSSQYSYRRYYLSHQFSPFNSEKYPFRIRHTIFHQGNKYYYAQGALEPYWYDAPQEIVTGFPLSTKKYSDNLSNTVSLVWDNEKFKLDAGVRYQMLKFGATPITLPILEIPNEIKENRIGAVGNLQVKLLNKIQLNSFLEFSNGSQFGTYLKTTNNLKFEPIKDYFVNAKVNFQSVYPSFNYLLNTSNYNNFNYYLQNAKNQSITEIGGNVNLKWFKTELFVNYFRIDNYTYFDQFAAPKQSDSSLNISQIGGDATFNYGRFYLNTRLQFQNALTNKELLPMPSFIGRANFFYQSKAFKDAAEIQAGIKVYYFSKFASRDYFPILNEYLLPNSSSFSIGGQPIADVYFNMKVKKMFFFIEGQQIGTLISHNKAYAFPHYPVYDFRLNIGIVWYLFN encoded by the coding sequence ATGAAGTACATACTTTTTATAATAATATTTTTTGGTTTTATTTCTAAAGCTCAGGTGGTTAATAAAACAGATTCTAATAAACTTAAAGAAAATCCGGCGGATACTTTGGTTGTGGACTCTGGAAAAAAGGATTCCTTGAAAATATTTAAGCCAACTATCAATGATTATCAATATCAGACACAGTTTTCTGAAAAAAAGGTGTTTGATACAGTTATGACCTTTGATAAGACGTATATTTTTTCACAATATAATAACAAGGATAATTTTGGAAGAGTGCAAGTCGCTAACATTGGGGCTGGTTTTAATCCGTTGTCTTATGAAGTGAATGCTGAACAGAACCTATCTTTATTACCAGAGAATAAATCATACGGAATTATAGGGATCAATGATGTTAAGTATTACGATGTAAAAACGCCTACCGCTACATTTGTCTATCATAATGCAATGAAGAATGGAGCCGCTCTGAAATCAACTTATACTCAAAACATAGGTAAAAGATTCAATTTTGCTTTAGAGTATATGGGATTACGCTCGCAGGGAATGTACCGAAACTTCTTGGCTGCAAATAACAACACTTTGTTTTCCGGGCACTACGTTTCTAAAAGCGGAAATTATGAACTATTTGCACACTATTTACACCAAAATGTAAACAATCAGGAAAATGGAGGGATCATAGAAGATGATCTTTTCCAAAGTGGAGACAGTGATTATAGAAACAGACAAAATGCTCAGGTTAACTTAGCGTCTTCAAGTTCGCAATATTCATATAGAAGATACTATTTAAGCCATCAGTTTTCGCCTTTCAACTCAGAGAAATACCCTTTTAGGATTAGACATACAATCTTTCATCAAGGAAACAAGTATTACTATGCTCAGGGAGCTTTAGAGCCTTATTGGTACGATGCGCCACAGGAAATTGTTACAGGTTTTCCTCTTTCAACAAAAAAATATTCGGATAATTTAAGCAATACGGTTAGTTTGGTTTGGGATAATGAAAAATTCAAGCTTGATGCCGGCGTTCGTTACCAAATGTTGAAATTTGGAGCAACTCCCATCACGTTACCGATTTTAGAAATACCAAATGAAATCAAGGAAAATAGAATTGGAGCGGTCGGAAATCTTCAGGTGAAACTTTTAAATAAAATACAGTTGAATTCATTCCTGGAATTTTCAAATGGAAGTCAATTCGGAACTTATTTAAAGACAACAAATAATCTTAAGTTTGAACCGATAAAAGACTATTTCGTAAATGCTAAGGTTAACTTCCAAAGCGTTTATCCTTCATTCAATTATCTTTTAAATACTTCGAATTATAATAATTTTAATTATTATCTTCAAAATGCAAAAAATCAGTCAATAACTGAAATTGGAGGAAATGTAAATTTAAAATGGTTCAAAACAGAACTATTTGTAAACTATTTCAGAATTGATAATTATACGTATTTCGATCAGTTTGCAGCGCCAAAACAGAGTGATAGTTCACTAAATATTTCTCAAATAGGAGGTGATGCAACATTCAACTACGGTCGTTTTTATCTCAACACAAGATTACAGTTCCAAAATGCATTAACAAATAAAGAATTGTTGCCGATGCCAAGTTTTATCGGTAGAGCGAATTTCTTTTATCAGTCTAAAGCTTTCAAAGATGCTGCGGAAATTCAGGCCGGGATAAAAGTATATTACTTCTCAAAATTTGCGTCAAGAGATTATTTCCCGATACTTAACGAATATCTTTTACCCAACTCAAGTTCATTTTCAATTGGCGGACAGCCGATCGCTGATGTTTATTTTAACATGAAGGTTAAAAAAATGTTTTTCTTTATTGAAGGTCAGCAGATCGGGACGCTTATTTCACATAATAAAGCCTACGCATTTCCACATTATCCGGTCTATGATTTTAGACTGAATATTGGAATTGTTTGGTATTTGTTCAACTAA
- the bshC gene encoding bacillithiol biosynthesis cysteine-adding enzyme BshC, with translation MKTINKISFNDIESIPQLIKDFLNHKIEGFEESTFSLDNFKNQIHLKQDSFSQDQRAVLFNALTDQLKDLKLSSKQKENLDNLKQANTFTITTGHQLNLFSGPVFFVYKILQTIKTCSYLKENFPDFNFVPVYWMASEDHDFAEINHFKTDNNYYEINEKSGGPVGRITINDTFFISEFEKEFKDSVFGTELILMLKEAYKVGNTLTQAIQTLVNRLFSDLGLLIIDGDSKELKTQIKDIFKDELLNFSLHETSKDKVDFLTEKYGKVQVNPREINLFYFSETRDRIDFDGQKYIVVDKNIQFTQEEILKELENHPEKFSPNALMRPVYQEKVLPNLAYIGGNAEIMYWLELKDYFTKINIPFPVLIPRNSMLFLKEKTVGKVEKLDLKIEDFFQNFTTITNNKILDNNQILELLEKKENILANNFCELKSIAETTEKSFGNMVKAEETRQLKSFARMKKRLLHAEKIKQSELLERLENLFLDVHPSKTWQERVYNFSVFFADYGYSWLETCLEEMVVQDSKLIIVAI, from the coding sequence TTGAAAACAATTAATAAAATATCATTTAACGATATAGAAAGCATTCCTCAATTGATCAAAGATTTTTTGAATCATAAAATTGAAGGTTTCGAAGAAAGTACATTTTCTTTAGATAATTTTAAAAATCAGATTCATCTAAAACAGGATTCTTTTTCGCAAGATCAGAGAGCGGTTTTATTTAATGCACTTACAGACCAGCTAAAAGATCTTAAACTTTCATCAAAGCAAAAGGAAAATTTAGATAATTTAAAACAGGCTAATACATTTACGATTACTACAGGCCATCAGTTGAATTTATTCTCTGGACCTGTTTTCTTTGTGTATAAAATTTTACAGACGATTAAAACCTGTTCTTATTTAAAAGAAAACTTCCCTGATTTTAATTTCGTTCCTGTGTATTGGATGGCTTCTGAAGATCATGATTTTGCAGAGATCAACCATTTTAAAACGGACAATAATTATTATGAAATTAATGAAAAGTCAGGCGGTCCGGTTGGAAGAATCACAATCAACGATACATTTTTCATTTCGGAATTTGAAAAAGAATTTAAAGACTCTGTTTTTGGAACTGAATTAATTTTAATGCTGAAAGAAGCTTATAAAGTTGGGAATACCTTGACTCAAGCTATTCAGACTTTAGTTAACAGACTTTTTTCAGATCTTGGTTTGTTGATTATTGATGGAGATTCTAAAGAGCTTAAAACTCAGATAAAAGATATTTTTAAGGATGAATTGCTTAATTTCAGTCTGCATGAAACATCAAAAGATAAAGTTGATTTTCTAACTGAAAAATATGGTAAAGTTCAAGTGAATCCTCGCGAAATCAATTTGTTTTATTTTTCAGAAACGAGAGACAGAATTGATTTTGACGGTCAAAAATATATTGTTGTTGATAAAAATATTCAATTTACTCAGGAGGAAATCTTGAAAGAATTGGAAAATCATCCTGAAAAATTCAGTCCGAATGCTTTGATGCGTCCGGTTTATCAGGAAAAAGTTTTGCCCAATCTGGCCTACATCGGAGGAAATGCCGAAATCATGTATTGGCTGGAATTGAAAGATTATTTCACAAAAATCAATATTCCGTTTCCTGTTTTGATTCCAAGAAATTCAATGTTATTTTTAAAGGAAAAAACGGTGGGGAAAGTTGAAAAATTAGATTTGAAAATTGAAGATTTTTTCCAGAACTTTACTACAATTACAAATAATAAGATTTTAGATAATAATCAGATTTTAGAGTTGTTAGAAAAAAAGGAAAATATTTTAGCAAATAACTTTTGTGAATTAAAATCAATCGCCGAAACCACTGAAAAGTCTTTTGGAAACATGGTTAAAGCAGAGGAAACAAGACAGTTGAAATCTTTTGCGAGAATGAAAAAACGCCTTCTTCATGCTGAAAAAATAAAGCAAAGCGAATTGTTGGAAAGATTGGAAAATCTATTTTTAGATGTACATCCTTCTAAGACTTGGCAGGAAAGGGTTTATAATTTTAGTGTATTTTTCGCAGATTATGGATATTCGTGGCTTGAAACTTGTTTGGAAGAAATGGTGGTTCAAGATTCAAAATTAATAATTGTTGCCATTTAA
- a CDS encoding LysM peptidoglycan-binding domain-containing protein codes for MIKRFFILSSLCMFLGMSAQKSHTVVKGDNPYNIAKKYGITVDELLKLNPKFKDGKLAIGDILTVKSDKTAATSVSKTTVAVVEKAKPNSQTGRIILQPKQTVYGITKQYRISETDLRKLNPELDSHMKIGDEITLPLDSIKKYGGEQAQAAITTHADVKPVEKITAVDTSDVPAENNILYVVQAKDNYYRISKQFNVTKEELFALNPGLEEKGLKPGESIKIKKSNTSVAEPVANTKATIDSGSEKSSSNSSNTSTASEDEYATYTVVQGDTVFSIVNKFGVSIDELIALNPDLSHGLKTGMVLKIKKLDPAYIKKNGDALSVVLMLPFGYSTNETQYRTMALDFLTGAKLAIERNARNGQKLDIKIVDSGNEASFKNSMTQINPNNTDLIIGPFFKSNVVDVLDFTKNQKIPVVAPFANSPELYNYSNLIIVETNDQTYADKIVEEVKGVYSDQKIYVVADAKKDNANYIKAGLEKAVKNPNVIIVNSPADIQLDQNMMTGQSAPVIAILANDNDALGDAFANKVIALSKEVQGVKAFSMYYSPIFEKKVDDLSQANLVYLMDRKINADGGFEKEILAAYKSKYCKTPPKYAIVGFDVVNDMLTRENKKGEIFKQMNKVQTQLATKFEFVKSKANGAYVNTGYRVIRLVP; via the coding sequence ATGATAAAGAGGTTTTTTATTCTATCCAGTTTATGTATGTTTTTGGGCATGTCTGCTCAGAAATCTCACACCGTTGTAAAAGGCGACAATCCTTATAATATTGCGAAAAAATACGGAATAACTGTAGATGAATTGCTAAAACTAAATCCAAAGTTTAAAGACGGCAAATTAGCGATCGGAGACATTCTTACGGTTAAATCTGATAAAACTGCTGCAACTTCAGTTTCTAAAACAACTGTGGCTGTTGTAGAAAAAGCTAAACCTAACTCTCAGACTGGCAGAATTATTTTGCAGCCTAAACAAACGGTTTACGGAATCACAAAACAATACCGCATCTCTGAAACTGATTTGAGAAAATTAAATCCTGAATTGGATTCTCACATGAAGATCGGGGATGAGATCACATTACCTCTTGACAGCATCAAAAAATATGGTGGTGAGCAGGCGCAAGCTGCCATTACAACTCATGCAGATGTAAAACCTGTTGAGAAAATTACAGCTGTGGATACTTCTGATGTTCCTGCTGAGAATAATATTTTATATGTTGTTCAGGCAAAAGATAATTATTACAGAATTTCAAAACAGTTTAATGTCACTAAAGAGGAACTTTTTGCTTTAAATCCAGGATTGGAAGAGAAAGGTTTGAAACCTGGTGAGTCTATTAAAATTAAAAAATCAAATACATCAGTTGCTGAACCGGTAGCGAATACAAAAGCTACAATTGATTCAGGAAGCGAAAAATCTTCTTCAAATTCATCAAATACAAGCACTGCTTCTGAGGATGAATACGCAACATATACAGTTGTGCAGGGAGATACTGTTTTCTCTATTGTAAATAAATTCGGAGTATCGATTGACGAACTTATTGCTCTAAATCCAGATTTATCTCACGGATTAAAAACAGGAATGGTTTTAAAGATCAAAAAACTGGATCCTGCTTACATCAAGAAAAACGGTGATGCTTTGAGCGTAGTTTTGATGCTTCCTTTCGGATACAGCACGAACGAAACTCAATACAGAACAATGGCTTTGGATTTCTTAACAGGAGCAAAATTGGCTATTGAAAGAAATGCGAGAAACGGTCAGAAATTGGATATAAAAATCGTTGATTCAGGAAATGAAGCATCGTTTAAAAATTCAATGACTCAAATCAATCCTAATAATACGGATTTAATTATCGGTCCATTCTTTAAATCTAACGTTGTAGATGTTTTAGATTTTACTAAAAATCAAAAGATCCCGGTTGTTGCACCATTTGCCAACTCTCCGGAACTTTATAATTACAGCAATTTAATTATTGTTGAAACCAATGATCAGACGTACGCAGATAAAATTGTTGAGGAAGTAAAAGGTGTATATTCTGACCAAAAAATTTATGTAGTTGCAGATGCTAAAAAAGACAATGCGAATTACATTAAAGCAGGTTTGGAAAAAGCTGTTAAAAATCCTAATGTGATCATTGTAAATTCTCCAGCAGATATTCAGCTTGATCAAAATATGATGACTGGGCAATCTGCTCCGGTTATTGCCATTTTAGCTAATGATAATGATGCTTTGGGTGATGCTTTTGCAAATAAAGTAATTGCTTTGTCTAAAGAAGTTCAAGGCGTTAAAGCTTTCAGTATGTACTATTCTCCAATTTTTGAAAAGAAAGTGGATGATCTTAGCCAGGCTAATTTGGTGTATTTAATGGATAGAAAAATCAATGCTGATGGTGGGTTTGAAAAAGAAATCCTTGCAGCATATAAAAGTAAATATTGTAAAACTCCTCCTAAATATGCGATCGTAGGTTTTGATGTTGTAAACGACATGTTAACCAGAGAAAACAAAAAAGGTGAGATTTTCAAGCAAATGAATAAAGTTCAGACTCAGTTGGCTACCAAATTTGAGTTTGTAAAATCTAAAGCAAACGGAGCTTATGTAAATACAGGTTATCGTGTGATTAGATTGGTTCCATAA
- the fabD gene encoding ACP S-malonyltransferase, with protein MKALVFPGQGSQFVGMGKELYDSRKDIKDLMESANEILGFDILSIMFNGADEDLKKTEVTQPSIFIHSVAALKAVNGLGAEMVAGHSLGEFSALVANGVLSFDDGLKLVSERAKAMQDACNANPSSMAAILGLEDAKVEEICAQISGIVVPANYNCPGQLVISGETAAVEEACAKLKEAGAKRALLLPVNGAFHSPLMQPAQERLAAAIEKTKFRNATIPVYQNITTTAVTNPDEIKQNLIAQLTGPVKWTQSVQNMIKDGATNFIEVGPGKTLQGLIKKIDNSVDVASAI; from the coding sequence ATGAAAGCACTTGTATTTCCTGGGCAGGGTTCTCAGTTCGTAGGAATGGGAAAAGAATTGTACGATTCTAGAAAAGATATAAAAGATCTGATGGAATCTGCCAACGAAATTTTAGGGTTCGATATCCTTTCCATTATGTTTAATGGAGCAGATGAAGATCTTAAGAAAACTGAGGTTACTCAACCTTCAATTTTTATTCATTCAGTAGCTGCTTTGAAAGCAGTAAATGGTCTTGGAGCCGAAATGGTTGCAGGGCATTCTTTAGGAGAATTTTCAGCATTAGTTGCCAACGGAGTTTTATCTTTTGACGATGGTCTGAAATTAGTTTCTGAAAGAGCAAAAGCAATGCAGGACGCTTGCAACGCAAATCCTAGTTCTATGGCAGCAATTTTAGGATTGGAAGATGCTAAAGTTGAAGAAATCTGCGCACAAATCAGCGGAATTGTTGTTCCTGCAAATTACAACTGTCCCGGACAATTGGTAATTTCGGGTGAAACTGCAGCTGTTGAAGAAGCTTGTGCAAAACTAAAAGAAGCAGGAGCAAAAAGAGCTTTATTGTTACCTGTGAATGGTGCATTCCATTCTCCATTGATGCAGCCTGCACAAGAAAGATTGGCAGCAGCAATCGAGAAAACAAAATTCAGAAATGCAACAATTCCTGTTTATCAGAATATCACAACGACAGCGGTAACAAACCCTGACGAGATCAAACAAAATTTGATTGCACAACTGACAGGTCCTGTAAAATGGACGCAGTCAGTTCAAAATATGATTAAAGACGGTGCAACTAACTTCATTGAAGTTGGACCTGGAAAAACACTTCAAGGATTGATCAAGAAAATTGACAATTCTGTAGATGTTGCTTCTGCAATTTAA
- a CDS encoding GYDIA family GHMP kinase: MGEIFSPGKLMLTSEYFAMDGALVLAVPTKLGQEFFFDENEDGKSMILWEAYHQNKLWLKAVIDYENWQIIETNIISSAEFILKTLKNVQSLSETKFKSTNSYHLKTNLQFPADYGLGSSSTLMNNLGEWAEIDSFHLNSISLGGSGYDIAVAKEKSAVLFQSKPEIKYERVNFNPSFKNELIFIHLNQKQDSREGINFYKSKTKSQKLVDEFSNLTKNILLCNELENFSELMLVHEQKISNFLEIPTVKQKFFTDCPVFVKSLGAWGGDFVMSAKFDGFKDYFWGKGFTTIFEWSGIIDL, from the coding sequence ATGGGCGAGATATTTTCACCGGGAAAGCTAATGCTTACTTCAGAATATTTCGCAATGGACGGAGCTCTTGTCTTAGCGGTACCAACCAAGCTAGGACAAGAGTTTTTCTTTGATGAAAACGAAGACGGGAAATCTATGATTCTCTGGGAAGCATATCATCAAAACAAATTATGGTTAAAGGCTGTCATTGATTACGAAAATTGGCAGATCATAGAAACCAACATCATTTCAAGTGCTGAATTTATCCTTAAAACCTTAAAAAACGTTCAGAGTCTTTCTGAAACCAAATTCAAAAGCACAAATTCTTATCATTTAAAAACCAATCTTCAGTTTCCTGCCGATTATGGTCTTGGAAGTAGTTCTACTTTGATGAATAATCTTGGAGAGTGGGCTGAAATTGATTCTTTTCATTTAAATTCCATCAGTTTGGGAGGAAGCGGTTACGATATTGCGGTCGCAAAAGAGAAATCTGCTGTGCTTTTTCAAAGCAAACCTGAGATCAAATATGAAAGGGTGAATTTTAATCCTTCTTTTAAAAATGAATTAATTTTTATTCACTTAAATCAAAAGCAGGATAGCCGCGAGGGAATCAATTTTTACAAGTCAAAAACGAAGTCTCAAAAACTGGTCGATGAATTTTCGAATCTTACAAAGAATATTTTACTATGTAACGAATTGGAAAATTTTTCCGAACTAATGTTGGTTCATGAGCAAAAAATCTCAAATTTCCTTGAAATTCCCACAGTTAAACAAAAGTTTTTTACTGATTGTCCTGTTTTCGTTAAAAGTTTAGGTGCTTGGGGTGGAGATTTTGTCATGAGTGCCAAATTTGATGGCTTTAAGGACTATTTTTGGGGAAAAGGTTTTACTACTATTTTTGAATGGTCTGGTATAATTGATTTATAA